The Flavobacterium jumunjinense genome includes a region encoding these proteins:
- a CDS encoding head GIN domain-containing protein, whose protein sequence is MKKHIKIALVLLLFIVTSCGISEDCFKGNGNRVSQSFPLEDFTKVKVYSGVGLVIKEGPNYEVRVETSDNIIDDLDVKVVDDMLIVKDNSTCNITRDYGLTIIYVTAPNLIEIHSKTEQDIISDGVLGFPELKFVSIDLSDGAGTGDFYLTVNCINLFIESNNVSNFYMDGFSQNLNVSFYWGIGKFNAEELFISENLFINHKGSNDIILYPLKSIYGDIYGVGNIIIKNRPLEEGVFQHYTGRVIHDY, encoded by the coding sequence ATGAAAAAACACATAAAAATAGCACTTGTTTTATTACTTTTTATAGTTACAAGCTGTGGTATTTCTGAAGATTGCTTTAAGGGCAATGGAAATAGAGTTTCACAAAGTTTCCCTTTAGAAGATTTTACTAAAGTTAAAGTTTATAGTGGAGTTGGTTTAGTAATTAAAGAAGGACCAAATTATGAAGTAAGAGTTGAAACTAGTGATAATATAATTGATGATTTGGACGTTAAAGTAGTTGATGATATGTTGATTGTTAAAGATAATTCAACGTGTAATATTACTAGAGATTATGGATTAACAATTATATATGTAACAGCTCCTAATTTAATAGAAATTCATAGTAAAACTGAACAAGATATTATAAGTGATGGAGTACTAGGTTTTCCAGAATTGAAGTTTGTTTCTATTGATTTGTCTGATGGAGCAGGAACAGGAGATTTTTATCTAACAGTAAATTGTATTAATCTTTTTATAGAAAGTAATAATGTTTCAAATTTTTATATGGACGGTTTTTCTCAAAACTTAAATGTTTCTTTTTATTGGGGAATTGGAAAATTTAATGCAGAAGAATTATTTATTAGTGAAAATTTATTTATAAATCATAAAGGATCAAATGACATAATTTTATATCCATTAAAAAGCATATATGGAGACATATATGGAGTTGGTAATATAATAATAAAAAACAGACCTCTTGAAGAAGGAGTTTTTCAACATTATACTGGAAGGGTTATTCATGATTACTAA
- the rfbD gene encoding dTDP-4-dehydrorhamnose reductase, translating into MVVLVTGANGQLGQALQSIYEDYPEIQFVFSSSSELDITKQNVCSSVFKKIKPNYCINTAAYTAVDKAEVELKKAFEINVKGVENLANVCKEYNTILIHISTDFVFDGQSSKAYTEKDIPNPKGVYGRTKLDGEQKIQNNWDKHFIIRTSWVYSQFGNNFMKTMIRLGNERESLLVVNDQIGTPTNAVDLSRSLIKIILFPNDKQQKVFGIYNFSNEGFCSWFDFAKEIFKINNIQIDLKPISTLSYPTPAERPKYSVLDKTKIKTIFDIEINDWKDSLYKHVQI; encoded by the coding sequence ATGGTAGTATTAGTTACTGGAGCGAACGGACAATTAGGACAAGCTTTGCAGTCTATTTATGAAGATTATCCAGAAATTCAATTTGTGTTTTCTAGTTCATCTGAACTAGATATTACAAAACAAAATGTGTGTTCTTCTGTTTTTAAAAAAATAAAGCCAAATTACTGTATAAATACTGCAGCATATACTGCTGTTGATAAAGCTGAGGTTGAATTAAAAAAAGCATTTGAAATTAATGTTAAAGGGGTTGAAAACCTAGCCAATGTTTGTAAAGAGTATAATACTATTTTAATCCATATTTCTACCGATTTTGTTTTTGACGGACAATCTTCCAAAGCTTATACAGAAAAAGACATTCCAAATCCAAAAGGAGTTTATGGACGTACCAAGCTAGATGGAGAACAAAAGATTCAGAACAACTGGGATAAGCATTTTATAATTAGAACATCTTGGGTATATTCACAGTTTGGAAATAATTTCATGAAAACAATGATTCGTTTAGGAAATGAACGAGAATCATTATTGGTTGTAAATGACCAAATAGGCACACCTACGAATGCTGTTGATTTAAGTAGAAGCTTAATAAAAATCATTCTTTTTCCAAATGATAAACAGCAAAAAGTATTTGGAATTTACAATTTTAGCAACGAGGGGTTTTGTTCATGGTTTGATTTTGCTAAAGAAATTTTTAAGATAAATAATATTCAAATAGATTTAAAGCCAATTTCTACTTTATCCTATCCTACACCAGCAGAAAGACCAAAATACAGTGTATTAGATAAAACTAAAATTAAAACAATTTTTGATATTGAAATTAATGATTGGAAAGATAGTTTATATAAACATGTTCAAATATAA
- a CDS encoding acyloxyacyl hydrolase, with protein sequence MIRRISLFLFLIYSLYATSQEKKNIAYFDAQLFRGNVIKHTNDVGHLITGHPDGFMLSYNWKTFGNKEWEQVYNYPDYGISIHYLDFKNKFLGYNFAIGLHYNFYFLNRNLIFRISQGIGLTSNPYNKETNNKNNAFGTKVMDNTYFMLQYKKENILDRIGFQAGFMLTHFSNGRFKAPNSGINTVALNVGLNYNFNNSQEFIRDTLASKETYKERIKYNLAFRTGVSEGPVPHLGQRQFYHIGLYADKRIGRKSALQLGTDVFFSRYLRDYIKFVSVAFPKGHKSYSDADVDYKRVGLFIGHELFINKLSIETQLGYYIYKPFKYEIDIYQRIGAKYYITKELFSGVGLKTHGGRAEAIEVTLGIRL encoded by the coding sequence ATGATTAGGAGAATAAGTTTGTTTTTATTTCTTATATATTCACTCTACGCTACTTCTCAAGAAAAGAAGAATATAGCTTATTTTGATGCACAACTTTTTAGGGGAAATGTTATTAAACATACAAATGATGTTGGACACTTAATAACAGGGCATCCAGACGGTTTTATGTTAAGTTATAATTGGAAAACGTTTGGTAATAAAGAGTGGGAACAAGTATATAATTATCCGGATTATGGAATTTCAATTCACTATTTAGATTTTAAAAACAAATTTTTGGGTTATAATTTTGCAATAGGACTACACTATAATTTTTATTTTTTAAATAGAAATTTAATATTTCGTATTTCACAAGGTATTGGGTTAACTTCAAACCCATATAATAAAGAAACAAATAACAAAAATAATGCATTTGGAACAAAAGTAATGGATAATACTTATTTTATGTTGCAATATAAAAAAGAAAATATTCTAGATAGAATAGGTTTTCAAGCTGGTTTTATGTTAACTCATTTTTCAAATGGAAGATTTAAGGCACCCAATAGTGGAATTAATACGGTTGCATTAAATGTTGGATTAAATTATAATTTTAATAATTCTCAAGAGTTTATAAGAGACACATTAGCTAGCAAGGAAACTTATAAAGAAAGAATAAAATATAATTTAGCTTTTAGAACAGGTGTTTCTGAAGGACCAGTTCCTCATTTAGGGCAACGACAATTTTATCATATTGGCTTATATGCTGATAAAAGAATTGGAAGAAAAAGTGCTTTGCAATTAGGGACAGATGTTTTCTTTTCACGATATTTGCGTGATTATATTAAATTTGTTTCTGTAGCTTTTCCTAAAGGACACAAATCCTATAGTGATGCAGACGTTGATTATAAAAGAGTAGGGTTATTTATTGGTCATGAATTATTTATAAATAAATTATCAATTGAAACACAATTAGGGTATTATATTTACAAACCTTTTAAATATGAAATTGATATTTATCAACGTATAGGAGCAAAATATTATATTACCAAAGAATTATTTTCTGGAGTTGGTTTGAAAACACACGGAGGAAGAGCAGAGGCAATTGAAGTAACATTAGGAATACGTTTATAA
- a CDS encoding O-antigen ligase family protein — protein MKINLNKYLLYSSVFAIFTEAFFFNFIIDWKLLYLIIFVNFIILLKYKKLTFNINFINLLIFFFIHGVISYTKIKIPYNFMLSQILGIAVVGTYYYNFVKLYKPIEIINVYCKMAFWVALIGYPMFFLGFNFGQHGDTRLYSIFKEPAHYVIVVLPACYYFFKEKKYFSFLVIFGTLILSSSSLGYVGCGLLFLLPNLTLKRVKYFLAITPLLVITFIYVYNNFEFFKMRVEETYSSLNVINTGKFDEYTNLSTYVLVSNMYVAKKNVIEHPLGSGIGSHHFMHTQHYLKEMRPPPYLVSQNKQTDNSFDANSLFTRICSEFGIIGFLSIVFALFFVSKSYKHKELYFAQGVVIYFLLKLFRDGTYFPPELFFFIWIFYFSYKDFLATKLTQ, from the coding sequence ATGAAAATAAACTTAAATAAATACTTATTATATTCTTCTGTATTTGCCATATTTACAGAAGCTTTTTTCTTTAATTTTATTATAGATTGGAAGTTACTGTATTTAATAATTTTTGTTAACTTTATAATACTTCTTAAGTATAAAAAATTAACATTCAATATCAATTTCATTAACTTACTTATATTTTTTTTTATTCATGGTGTTATTTCTTACACAAAAATAAAAATTCCCTATAACTTTATGCTTTCCCAAATTCTTGGAATTGCTGTTGTTGGTACTTATTATTACAATTTTGTTAAACTATACAAACCAATAGAAATTATTAATGTGTATTGCAAAATGGCATTTTGGGTTGCTTTAATCGGTTATCCAATGTTTTTTTTAGGATTTAATTTTGGACAGCATGGAGACACAAGACTGTATAGCATATTTAAAGAACCCGCACATTATGTTATTGTTGTATTGCCGGCTTGTTATTATTTTTTTAAAGAAAAAAAATACTTTTCGTTTTTAGTTATTTTTGGCACTCTAATTCTTTCTTCTTCCTCATTAGGTTATGTAGGTTGTGGTTTGCTTTTTTTATTGCCTAATTTAACCTTAAAAAGAGTAAAGTATTTTTTAGCAATTACACCACTTTTAGTAATCACTTTTATCTATGTTTATAATAACTTTGAGTTTTTTAAAATGAGAGTTGAAGAAACATACTCTTCTTTAAATGTTATTAATACTGGAAAATTTGATGAGTATACTAATTTAAGTACTTATGTATTAGTTAGTAATATGTATGTAGCTAAGAAAAATGTTATTGAACACCCTTTAGGAAGTGGAATTGGGAGTCATCACTTTATGCATACCCAACATTATCTAAAAGAAATGAGACCACCACCTTATTTGGTTTCTCAAAATAAACAAACTGACAACTCATTTGATGCAAATTCTTTATTTACTAGAATTTGCTCTGAATTTGGAATTATTGGATTTTTATCTATTGTATTTGCTTTGTTTTTTGTTTCAAAGAGCTATAAACATAAAGAATTATATTTTGCACAAGGAGTAGTTATTTATTTTTTGTTAAAACTATTTCGTGATGGAACTTATTTTCCACCTGAACTATTCTTCTTTATTTGGATTTTTTACTTTTCATATAAAGACTTTTTAGCTACTAAATTAACTCAATAA
- a CDS encoding O-antigen ligase family protein — MNIRFDKFFYFLIPVLFIFPLLKESFISLMIILLSVNTLFYLLQTKKFSLNKEILIFTIPFLIVLFVSVIKFESLNDLKPLQNALLFLIFPVLFFNIPKKHFSLEKINLYFEILKYTLLIIALTYYFSFFYYYDFNDLFVYKYNIPKFRDYIYNEIPFFKIHPTYYTSIALFSITRSFDQIINKKKYSELFFIVFFSFTIFTFLAKFNLIFLLILFGYIVFFRLKLTSFKKITLSILIFLFSLSCILYIPGIKNRFYEMVNSYNNPPIGMEYDSTNIRVSIIKCSSSIAKENFWFGIGYNNIESELLQCYKENFQSNFYKEKKYLTHNYFMYILLGGGVISLLIYLLFLYKVFVNIKFINTFLLTVTMINIFLLNFTEDFFYRQKGLFYFSLIFFTFLMHKKQISNHE, encoded by the coding sequence ATGAATATTCGTTTTGATAAATTCTTTTACTTTTTAATCCCCGTTTTATTTATTTTCCCTTTATTGAAAGAGAGCTTCATTTCATTAATGATAATATTACTTTCTGTAAACACTTTGTTTTATTTATTACAAACAAAAAAGTTTTCGTTAAACAAAGAAATTTTAATCTTTACAATTCCTTTTTTGATAGTGTTATTTGTTAGCGTTATCAAATTTGAAAGTCTAAACGATTTAAAACCATTACAAAACGCACTTTTATTTTTAATTTTTCCTGTTCTTTTTTTTAATATTCCTAAAAAGCATTTTTCACTTGAAAAGATTAATTTATATTTTGAAATTTTAAAATATACGCTATTAATAATTGCCTTAACTTATTATTTTAGTTTCTTTTATTATTATGATTTTAATGATCTTTTTGTATACAAATATAATATTCCAAAATTTAGAGATTATATTTATAATGAAATTCCTTTTTTTAAAATACATCCAACATATTATACTTCTATTGCATTATTTTCAATTACTCGATCTTTTGATCAGATAATAAATAAAAAAAAATATTCAGAATTATTTTTTATTGTTTTTTTTTCCTTTACAATATTCACTTTTTTAGCAAAATTTAATTTAATATTTCTATTAATATTATTTGGATATATTGTGTTTTTTAGATTAAAACTAACTTCGTTCAAGAAAATTACATTATCAATACTTATTTTTTTATTTTCCCTATCTTGCATTTTATATATTCCAGGTATTAAAAATAGATTTTATGAAATGGTTAATAGCTATAATAATCCTCCAATAGGAATGGAATATGATTCAACAAATATTAGGGTTTCAATTATTAAATGTAGTAGCTCAATTGCAAAAGAAAATTTTTGGTTTGGTATAGGCTACAACAATATAGAAAGTGAGTTACTACAATGCTATAAAGAAAATTTCCAATCAAATTTTTATAAAGAAAAAAAATATCTAACACATAATTATTTTATGTATATCTTACTAGGAGGAGGTGTTATTAGTTTATTAATTTATTTATTATTCTTATATAAAGTATTTGTCAATATTAAATTTATAAATACTTTTTTATTAACAGTTACAATGATAAATATTTTTTTACTAAATTTTACAGAAGATTTCTTTTATAGACAAAAAGGATTGTTTTATTTTTCTTTAATTTTTTTTACATTTCTAATGCATAAAAAACAGATTAGTAATCATGAATAA
- the rfbA gene encoding glucose-1-phosphate thymidylyltransferase RfbA — protein MKGIILAGGSGTRLHPLTLAVSKQLMPIYDKPMIYYPLSTLIWAGISEILIISTPHDLPLFQKLLGDGKNLGCRFEYAIQENPNGLAEAFIIGKEFIGNDKVALILGDNIFYGTGLAELLQDNNNPNGGIVYAYHVHDPERYGVVDFDKDGKVLSIEEKPLKPKSNYAVPGIYFYDNSVVDIAQNIKPSTRGELEITDVNKEYLKQGKLQVSILDRGTAWLDTGTFNSLMQASQFVQVIEERQGLKIGAIEEAAYRMGFIDKIQLKKIAEPLLKSGYGTHLMSLLAE, from the coding sequence ATGAAAGGAATAATATTAGCAGGAGGTTCTGGCACTAGGTTACATCCATTAACATTAGCGGTAAGTAAGCAATTAATGCCTATTTATGACAAACCAATGATATATTATCCACTTTCTACTTTAATTTGGGCAGGAATTAGTGAGATATTAATTATTTCAACGCCTCATGATTTACCATTATTTCAAAAGTTATTAGGAGATGGAAAAAATTTAGGCTGTAGATTTGAATATGCTATTCAAGAAAACCCAAATGGATTAGCTGAGGCTTTTATAATCGGAAAAGAGTTTATTGGAAATGATAAAGTTGCTTTAATATTGGGGGATAATATTTTTTATGGTACGGGGTTAGCAGAGCTTCTACAGGATAATAATAATCCAAATGGAGGAATAGTTTACGCTTATCATGTTCATGATCCTGAAAGATATGGTGTAGTTGATTTCGATAAAGATGGGAAAGTATTGTCTATAGAAGAAAAGCCTTTAAAACCAAAATCTAATTATGCAGTTCCAGGTATTTATTTTTACGATAATTCTGTTGTTGACATTGCTCAAAATATAAAACCAAGTACTAGAGGTGAATTAGAAATAACAGATGTTAATAAAGAATATTTAAAACAAGGAAAACTTCAAGTAAGTATTTTAGATAGGGGAACAGCGTGGCTTGATACGGGAACATTTAATTCATTAATGCAAGCTAGTCAGTTTGTTCAGGTGATTGAGGAACGTCAAGGTTTAAAGATAGGAGCAATTGAAGAAGCTGCTTATAGAATGGGTTTTATTGATAAGATTCAATTAAAAAAAATAGCAGAACCATTACTTAAAAGTGGTTATGGAACGCACTTAATGAGTTTATTAGCAGAATAA
- the rfbB gene encoding dTDP-glucose 4,6-dehydratase has product MKTILITGGAGFIGANFISYFLQNNTEYNLVNLDLLTYAGDLENLKEIENNPKYTFVQGDICDRNLIEGLFTKYQFHDVIHFAAESHVDNSISGPEAFIKTNVLGTFNLLDTARNLWMSAPNEYVANFKNSRFHHVSTDEVYGTLGETGLFEETTPYAPNSPYSASKAGSDMIVRSYFHTYGMNVVTTNCSNNYGPKQHNEKLIPTIIRKALAGEEIPIYGDGKNVRDWLYVIDHCKGIELAFKNGKAGETYNIGGRNERNNLYIVDKICDILNNKTPRKAGNYKDLISFVKDRPGHDKRYAIDATKIENELGWKADENFETGILKTVEWYLNKFKA; this is encoded by the coding sequence ATGAAAACTATTTTAATAACAGGCGGTGCAGGTTTTATTGGCGCAAATTTTATTTCATATTTCTTACAAAATAATACAGAATATAATTTGGTTAATTTAGATTTACTGACCTATGCAGGTGATTTAGAAAACCTAAAAGAGATAGAGAACAATCCAAAATATACTTTCGTTCAAGGAGATATTTGTGATAGAAACTTAATAGAGGGATTGTTTACCAAATATCAGTTTCATGACGTAATACATTTTGCAGCAGAAAGTCATGTTGATAATTCTATTTCTGGACCAGAAGCATTTATTAAAACTAATGTTTTAGGCACTTTTAATCTTTTAGATACAGCAAGAAACCTTTGGATGTCTGCTCCAAATGAATATGTTGCTAATTTTAAAAATTCACGCTTTCATCATGTTTCTACTGATGAAGTATATGGAACATTAGGAGAAACTGGTCTGTTTGAAGAAACAACTCCCTATGCGCCTAATAGCCCTTATTCTGCATCAAAAGCTGGATCAGATATGATAGTGAGAAGTTATTTTCATACGTATGGAATGAATGTAGTGACAACTAATTGTTCAAATAACTACGGACCTAAGCAACATAATGAAAAATTAATACCTACAATTATTAGAAAAGCATTGGCTGGTGAAGAAATTCCTATTTATGGAGACGGTAAGAATGTTCGTGATTGGTTATATGTAATTGATCATTGTAAAGGAATTGAATTAGCTTTCAAGAATGGAAAAGCTGGAGAGACGTATAATATTGGAGGAAGAAATGAACGTAATAATTTATATATAGTAGATAAAATTTGCGATATATTAAATAATAAAACACCTCGAAAAGCAGGAAATTATAAAGATTTAATTTCATTTGTAAAAGACAGACCCGGTCATGATAAAAGATACGCAATTGATGCAACTAAAATTGAGAATGAGTTAGGTTGGAAAGCAGATGAAAATTTTGAAACAGGAATCTTAAAAACAGTGGAATGGTATTTAAATAAGTTTAAAGCATGA
- the rfbC gene encoding dTDP-4-dehydrorhamnose 3,5-epimerase, which translates to MEFIETDLKGCFILEPRVFKDERGYFMESYNELTFQNGVGQKVNFVQDNQSHSTKGVLRGLHYQCGENTQAKLVRVLEGEVLDIAVDIRPDSETYGQYISIVLTAENQKQLFIPRGFAHGFLVLSESATFFYKCDNFYNAVSEGGIIFNDPTINIDWNFSIEELIISDKDGELPMLANAKRIW; encoded by the coding sequence ATGGAATTTATAGAAACAGATTTAAAAGGATGTTTTATTCTTGAGCCTAGAGTTTTTAAAGATGAAAGAGGCTATTTTATGGAAAGCTATAATGAGTTAACTTTTCAAAATGGAGTTGGACAAAAAGTTAATTTTGTTCAGGATAATCAATCTCATTCTACTAAAGGAGTTTTACGAGGGCTACATTATCAATGTGGAGAAAATACTCAAGCTAAATTAGTGAGAGTATTAGAAGGAGAAGTTTTAGATATAGCGGTAGATATTCGTCCTGATTCAGAAACATATGGACAATATATATCCATTGTATTGACTGCTGAAAATCAAAAACAATTATTCATTCCTAGAGGTTTTGCCCATGGATTTTTAGTTTTAAGTGAATCAGCTACATTCTTTTACAAATGCGATAATTTTTATAATGCAGTAAGTGAAGGAGGAATTATATTTAATGATCCAACTATAAATATAGATTGGAATTTTTCTATTGAAGAATTAATTATTTCCGATAAGGATGGAGAATTACCAATGTTAGCAAATGCCAAGAGAATATGGTAG
- a CDS encoding class I SAM-dependent methyltransferase has protein sequence MNNCKICNSKIEKIFTTKILYKYDVDYFRCINCKFVQTEQPYWLEESYANPMNLTDTGIMLRNNRSSKIVTSIILLFFKKEYNFIDYAGGYGVFTRLMRDIGFNFHWNDPYTKNLLSRGFEQKESIKYDVVTSFESFEHFEEPLTEIEKIFSISKNVIFSTELIPDNSPNPETWWYYGREHGQHIALYSRKSMEFLAKKYDVNYYNLNNLHFFTTKKINILSSMFLRFKYAKHILYILSFPLQLFLKSKTMSDMESLKK, from the coding sequence ATGAATAATTGTAAAATTTGTAATAGCAAAATTGAAAAAATATTTACAACAAAAATTTTATACAAATATGATGTCGATTATTTTAGATGTATAAATTGTAAATTTGTTCAAACGGAACAACCTTATTGGTTAGAGGAATCATATGCTAACCCTATGAACCTTACTGATACAGGAATAATGTTAAGAAACAATAGATCTTCTAAAATTGTAACAAGTATTATATTGCTTTTTTTTAAGAAAGAATATAATTTTATTGATTATGCTGGTGGTTATGGTGTTTTTACTCGTTTAATGAGAGATATAGGGTTTAATTTTCATTGGAATGATCCTTATACAAAAAACCTTCTTTCGAGAGGTTTTGAACAAAAAGAGAGTATTAAATATGATGTAGTTACAAGTTTTGAAAGCTTTGAACATTTTGAAGAGCCTTTAACAGAAATAGAAAAAATATTTTCAATTTCTAAAAATGTAATTTTTTCAACAGAACTAATTCCTGATAATTCACCAAATCCAGAAACATGGTGGTATTATGGAAGAGAACATGGTCAGCATATTGCTTTATATTCAAGAAAAAGCATGGAATTTTTGGCTAAAAAATATGATGTAAATTATTATAACTTAAATAATTTGCATTTTTTTACAACAAAAAAAATAAATATTTTAAGTAGTATGTTTCTTCGCTTTAAATATGCAAAACATATACTGTATATTTTATCATTTCCATTACAGCTTTTTTTGAAGTCAAAGACAATGTCTGATATGGAAAGTTTAAAAAAATAA
- a CDS encoding glycosyltransferase family 4 protein: MKLILDNIIYSHVKQGGVSNYWFELSKHLIKSNHDVTFYEGTNSISNFHRKLLKIPNEKIIKETKNYRSSILERMAKVNINEKEPFLFHSSYYRSLSDTTFGKEVTTVHDFTHNFHSSFLKKQTHNFLKYKSIKKASGIICISDNTYKDLLKFCPPKKNQKVTIIHNGVSDDFFILNKENINQLPLSIEKNGYILFVGGRQNYKNFDFVINILKETSYKLVVVGEALNKEEKLKIGNAIDNVDVLTNIDNITLNILYNNALALIYPSNYEGFGIPVIEAMKAGCPVIALNSSSIPEVSGSAGLLLNELNSIEAKEYLAILSKNTERDIIIEKGIKQSKKFSWEKCCSETEEFYKEIY, from the coding sequence ATGAAATTAATTTTAGACAATATAATATATTCACATGTTAAGCAAGGAGGAGTTTCTAACTACTGGTTCGAACTATCGAAGCACTTAATTAAAAGCAATCATGATGTTACTTTTTATGAAGGCACTAATTCAATTTCAAACTTCCATAGAAAGCTTTTAAAAATTCCTAATGAGAAAATAATTAAGGAAACTAAAAATTATAGATCATCTATTTTAGAAAGAATGGCTAAAGTAAATATTAATGAAAAAGAACCATTTTTATTTCATTCTAGTTACTATAGAAGTTTATCAGATACTACTTTTGGAAAAGAAGTTACAACTGTACACGATTTTACTCATAATTTTCATTCTTCTTTTTTAAAAAAACAAACTCACAATTTTTTAAAATATAAGAGTATTAAAAAAGCATCAGGAATAATTTGTATTTCAGATAATACTTATAAAGATTTATTAAAATTTTGTCCACCGAAGAAAAATCAAAAAGTTACAATAATCCATAATGGAGTAAGCGATGATTTTTTTATTTTAAATAAAGAAAATATAAATCAATTACCACTTTCAATAGAAAAGAATGGTTATATCTTATTTGTTGGAGGAAGACAGAACTATAAAAATTTTGATTTTGTAATTAATATTTTAAAAGAAACATCTTATAAATTAGTTGTTGTTGGAGAAGCTTTAAATAAAGAAGAAAAATTAAAAATTGGTAATGCTATAGATAACGTAGATGTATTAACAAACATCGACAATATTACTTTGAATATTTTATACAATAATGCTTTGGCATTAATATATCCTTCAAACTATGAGGGTTTTGGAATTCCTGTAATTGAAGCAATGAAGGCAGGTTGTCCAGTTATTGCATTAAATAGTTCATCTATACCCGAAGTTTCTGGCTCAGCGGGTTTATTATTAAATGAATTAAACTCTATAGAGGCCAAAGAATACTTAGCAATTTTAAGTAAAAATACCGAAAGAGATATAATTATTGAAAAAGGAATTAAACAATCTAAAAAATTTAGTTGGGAAAAATGTTGTTCAGAAACCGAAGAGTTTTATAAAGAAATTTATTGA